A part of Melittangium boletus DSM 14713 genomic DNA contains:
- a CDS encoding DinB family protein: MANEMRDCLLRQFETAWALTQFHLNGLTTEECLWRPAHAGLHVHPGSDGRWRADWPEREDYDIGPSSIAWLTWHLGFWWSMVLDHSFGDGTLSREGVMWPGSADDVRAWIGQLQGQWRARLDPLTDDDLRSTQRTRWPLQDRPFGDVVAWVNIELTKNAAEIGYARFLHAVSKR, from the coding sequence ATGGCCAACGAGATGCGTGACTGCTTGCTCCGGCAGTTTGAGACAGCGTGGGCGCTGACCCAGTTCCACCTCAATGGGCTCACCACCGAGGAGTGCTTGTGGCGCCCTGCCCATGCGGGATTGCACGTGCATCCGGGCTCCGATGGACGGTGGCGCGCCGACTGGCCAGAGCGCGAGGACTATGACATCGGCCCGTCGAGCATCGCATGGCTGACGTGGCACCTCGGCTTCTGGTGGTCCATGGTGCTCGACCACTCCTTCGGCGACGGGACGCTCTCTCGCGAGGGCGTGATGTGGCCTGGCAGTGCCGACGACGTGCGCGCGTGGATCGGCCAGCTCCAGGGACAGTGGCGGGCGAGGCTCGACCCGCTCACCGACGACGACCTGCGCTCCACGCAACGGACACGCTGGCCCCTCCAGGACCGTCCGTTCGGCGATGTTGTCGCCTGGGTCAATATCGAGCTCACGAAGAACGCCGCCGAGATCGGCTACGCACGCTTCCTCCACGCCGTCAGCAAACGCTGA
- a CDS encoding sigma-70 family RNA polymerase sigma factor, with protein MPFLPSLASRFISRLRPGMGEPASLSELEAMLETVITQARASWPRVALEAERFVEYLAERLPPNAGLEQALRAMHTGELFLAAACVRGDAEAQAALEAHFFPKVTAAATRVLRDADAAAEVAQRLRSRLLLSEAGRPPGLAAYLGQGPLAGWLRAAAVRTALNSRRGAGRQARAEQEVLAEATLRAEAAHWEPLHARHRADFQAALAEAFAALPTRERMLLRLHVVEGMSLERLGTLYRTHKSTVSRWLAQAREDVLEGTRVRLAERLRLSPSELHSVLLDGAGNLEQSLSGLLATRS; from the coding sequence ATGCCTTTCCTCCCCTCCCTCGCGTCCCGCTTCATCTCCCGCCTGCGGCCCGGGATGGGCGAACCCGCCTCGCTCTCCGAACTGGAAGCGATGCTCGAGACGGTGATCACCCAGGCGCGCGCGTCATGGCCACGCGTCGCCTTGGAAGCCGAACGCTTCGTCGAATATCTCGCGGAGCGCCTGCCTCCGAATGCCGGACTCGAGCAGGCCTTGCGCGCCATGCATACCGGGGAGCTCTTCCTCGCGGCGGCGTGTGTCCGGGGAGACGCCGAGGCCCAGGCGGCCCTGGAAGCCCACTTCTTTCCCAAGGTGACCGCCGCGGCCACCCGCGTGCTCCGGGACGCCGACGCCGCCGCCGAGGTGGCGCAACGCCTGCGCTCCCGGCTCCTCTTGTCCGAGGCGGGGCGTCCGCCAGGGCTCGCCGCGTACCTGGGCCAGGGACCGCTCGCCGGGTGGCTGCGCGCGGCCGCCGTGCGCACCGCCCTCAACTCGCGCCGCGGCGCCGGACGCCAGGCCCGCGCCGAGCAGGAAGTTCTCGCCGAGGCCACGCTTCGCGCCGAGGCCGCGCACTGGGAACCCCTGCACGCGCGTCACCGGGCGGACTTCCAGGCCGCGCTCGCCGAGGCCTTCGCCGCGCTGCCCACGCGGGAGCGCATGCTGCTGCGCCTGCACGTCGTGGAGGGAATGAGCCTGGAGCGACTGGGCACCCTGTACCGCACCCACAAGTCCACCGTGTCACGCTGGCTCGCCCAGGCCCGCGAGGACGTGCTCGAGGGCACCCGCGTCCGGCTCGCCGAGCGCTTGCGCTTGTCTCCGAGCGAGCTGCACAGCGTGTTGCTCGACGGGGC
- the ppk1 gene encoding polyphosphate kinase 1 — translation MPKRAASKNSTSHKPTAERDVIPPGTDIQDSDLFFNRELSWLAFNNRVLQLAEDASVPLMERVKFCAIYARNLDEFFMIRVARLHEQVGNRVARLVPDGATPGETLDKLHARILEQGKRHTDCFERQLRPTLAEKGLRILAMKDLDAESRAQMDQRFREQIFPVLTPLAIGLGRHFPYISNLSLSLAVLLRDPVTDTENVARVKVPKELLSRFVPLKGTTSYVLLEDVIANHLGDLFPGMEVLDRGLFRVTRDADYTVSEDAEDLLVAVQTELRQRRFGDVIRLEVQSGMNPKLLDPLMEALSLEPRQLYEEQDLLDMSDLMSLVATPGFAELRDPPWTPVTQPRLQAENDGEITTVMSAMRRGALLVHHPYESFATSVERFVTEAVEDPDVLAIKQTVYRTSDKSPLVPALIRATERGKQAVCMVELKARFDERANIRWALALEEAGAHVVYGIPGLKTHAKAILIVRREGEKVRHYVHVGTGNYNAKTARLYTDLGLFTTDPDIGADVADLFNFLTGFARPKSFRKLLVAPINMREGLHEEIRRTIAAHSAEHPSRIQMKMNALVDPVLIHALYDASRAGVKVDLNIRGICCLRPLVPGVSENIRVVSTLGRFLEHSRVYVFERGGETRCYIGSADLMPRNLDHRVEALTPVEEPQLIAQVRDILERCLSENTHAWTLSADGEWLRRVPEGEKRWAQTELMERAVRMSQASTGRPL, via the coding sequence ATGCCCAAGCGCGCAGCCAGCAAGAACTCCACCTCCCACAAGCCCACGGCGGAGCGGGACGTCATTCCTCCCGGGACGGATATCCAGGACAGTGATCTGTTCTTCAACCGGGAGCTGTCCTGGCTCGCCTTCAACAACCGCGTGCTCCAGCTCGCCGAGGACGCCTCGGTGCCGTTGATGGAGCGCGTGAAGTTCTGCGCCATCTACGCGCGCAACCTCGATGAATTCTTCATGATCCGCGTGGCCCGTCTGCACGAGCAGGTGGGCAACCGCGTGGCGCGCCTGGTGCCCGACGGCGCCACCCCGGGCGAGACGCTCGACAAGCTGCACGCGCGCATCCTGGAACAGGGCAAGCGCCACACGGACTGCTTCGAGCGCCAGCTGCGCCCCACGCTCGCGGAGAAGGGCCTGCGCATCCTCGCCATGAAGGATCTGGACGCCGAATCGCGCGCCCAGATGGACCAGCGCTTCCGCGAGCAGATCTTCCCCGTGCTCACCCCGCTGGCCATCGGACTCGGCCGACACTTCCCCTACATCTCCAACCTGTCCCTGAGCCTGGCGGTGCTCCTGAGGGATCCGGTCACGGACACGGAGAACGTGGCGCGGGTGAAGGTGCCCAAGGAGTTGCTGTCGCGCTTCGTGCCTCTCAAGGGCACCACGTCCTACGTGCTGCTCGAGGATGTCATCGCCAACCACCTGGGAGATCTGTTCCCCGGCATGGAAGTGCTCGACCGGGGCCTGTTCCGCGTCACCCGGGACGCGGACTACACCGTGTCCGAGGACGCGGAGGATCTGCTCGTGGCGGTGCAGACGGAGCTGCGCCAGCGCCGCTTCGGCGACGTCATCCGCCTGGAAGTGCAGTCGGGGATGAACCCCAAGCTGCTCGATCCGTTGATGGAGGCCCTGTCGCTCGAGCCCCGGCAGCTCTACGAGGAGCAGGATCTGCTGGACATGTCGGACCTGATGTCCCTGGTGGCCACGCCCGGCTTCGCGGAGCTGAGGGATCCGCCGTGGACACCCGTCACCCAGCCGCGCCTTCAGGCCGAGAACGACGGGGAGATAACGACGGTGATGTCCGCCATGCGCCGGGGCGCCCTGCTGGTGCACCACCCGTACGAGTCCTTCGCCACCTCCGTGGAGCGCTTCGTCACCGAGGCGGTGGAGGACCCGGACGTGCTCGCCATCAAGCAGACGGTGTACCGCACCTCGGACAAGTCGCCGCTGGTGCCCGCGCTCATCCGCGCCACCGAGCGCGGCAAGCAGGCGGTGTGCATGGTGGAGCTCAAGGCGCGCTTCGACGAGCGCGCCAACATCCGCTGGGCGCTCGCGCTGGAGGAGGCTGGAGCGCACGTCGTCTACGGCATCCCCGGACTCAAGACCCACGCCAAGGCCATCCTGATCGTCCGGCGCGAGGGCGAGAAGGTGCGCCACTACGTGCACGTGGGCACGGGCAACTACAACGCCAAGACGGCCCGGCTCTACACGGACCTGGGCTTGTTCACCACGGATCCGGACATCGGCGCGGACGTGGCCGACCTGTTCAACTTCCTCACCGGCTTCGCCCGGCCCAAGTCCTTCCGCAAGCTGCTCGTGGCGCCCATCAACATGCGAGAGGGACTGCACGAGGAGATCCGCCGCACCATCGCCGCGCACTCGGCCGAGCACCCCTCGCGCATCCAGATGAAGATGAACGCGCTGGTGGACCCCGTGCTCATCCACGCGCTCTATGACGCCTCGCGCGCGGGCGTGAAGGTGGACCTCAACATCCGGGGCATCTGCTGCCTGCGGCCGCTCGTGCCGGGCGTCTCCGAGAACATCCGGGTCGTCTCCACGCTGGGCCGCTTCCTGGAGCACTCGCGCGTCTACGTCTTCGAGCGCGGCGGCGAGACGCGCTGCTACATCGGCTCGGCGGACCTCATGCCGCGCAACCTCGACCACCGCGTGGAGGCGCTCACCCCCGTGGAGGAGCCCCAGCTCATCGCCCAGGTGCGCGACATCCTCGAGCGCTGCCTCTCGGAGAACACCCACGCGTGGACGCTCAGCGCGGACGGAGAATGGCTGCGCCGCGTCCCCGAGGGCGAGAAGCGCTGGGCCCAGACCGAGCTGATGGAGCGCGCGGTGCGCATGTCTCAGGCCTCCACCGGCCGGCCGCTCTAA